The following proteins come from a genomic window of Canis aureus isolate CA01 chromosome 3, VMU_Caureus_v.1.0, whole genome shotgun sequence:
- the PLD6 gene encoding mitochondrial cardiolipin hydrolase, producing MERFRWQVAAVAAVGLALALEALPSVLCWLRAGRRQQQRPPRREVLFFPSQVTCTEALLQAPGEAPSGPPAGCRCSLPHGESSLSRLLRALLAARASLELCLFAFSSPQLGRAVQLLHQRGVRVRVITDCDYMALNGSQIGLLRKAGIQVRHDQDLGYMHHKFAIVDKKVLITGSLNWTTQAIQNNRENVLIMEDEEYVRLFLEEFERIWEEFNPTKYTFFPQKKRSH from the exons ATGGAGCGGTTCCGATGGCAGGTGGCGGCCGTGGCGGCCGTGGGCCTCGCGCTGGCCCTGGAGGCGCTGCCCTCCGTGCTGTGCTGGCTGCGGGCCGGGCGCCGGCAGCAGCAGAGGCCGCCGCGGCGCGAGGTGCTCTTCTTCCCGTCGCAGGTGACCTGCACCGAGGCCCTGCTGCAGGCCCCGGGGGAGGCGCCGTCGGGGCCCCCAGCCGGCTGCCGGTGCAGCCTGCCCCACGGCGAGAGCTCGCTCAGCCGCCTGCTGCGCGCCCTGCTGGCCGCCCGCGCCAGCCTCGAGCTCTGCCTCTTTGCCTTCTCCAGCCCGCAGCTGGGCCGCGCGGTGCAGCTGCTGCACCAGCGCGGGGTGCGCGTCCGGGTCATCACCGACTGCGACTACATGGCCCTCAACGGCTCGCAGATCGGCCTGCTACGCAAGGCAG GCATCCAGGTGCGACATGATCAGGACCTTGGCTACATGCATCACAAGTTCGCCATCGTGGACAAGAAGGTGCTGATCACAGGCTCCCTCAACTGGACCACACAAGCCATCCAGAACAACAGAGAAAATGTTTTGATTATGGAGGATGAGGAGTATGTGAGGctttttctggaagaatttgaACGTATCTGGGAAGAGTTTAATCCTACCAAGTACACCTTTTTCCCGCAGAAGAAGCGAAGTCACTGA